In Gottschalkia purinilytica, a single window of DNA contains:
- a CDS encoding cysteine desulfurase family protein, translating to MKVYLDNSATTRPRDEVIECMIYMLKEEYGNPSSLHRMGLEVEKKVENSRKIISEFLKVNKEEIFFTSGGTESNNIAIQGIVNKYSKKGNHIITTKIEHSSVLNIFKHYESKSFEVTYLDIDEYGFIDLVQLERSITDKTILISTMLVNNEIGTVQDINKIRDIINRKNKSIKLHVDGIQAFGKINVDLNKMGIDAFTFSGHKIHGPKGIGGIFIKKDLKLESIIFGGNQENGIRSGTENTPGIVGLGKAVEILKSKHKEEREHILSLKKYFLQRIENEISNIKINSLTDERCAPHILNISFMGIKGEILLHYLEEDRIYVSTASACSSKGKGKSHVLKSLGLSEKEIEGAIRFSFAYSNTLEELDYVIEKLKYSVDEIRKITMR from the coding sequence ATGAAAGTGTACTTAGATAATAGTGCCACTACAAGACCTAGAGATGAAGTTATAGAATGTATGATATATATGTTAAAAGAGGAATATGGAAATCCATCATCTCTTCATAGAATGGGACTTGAAGTGGAAAAGAAAGTTGAAAATTCAAGAAAAATAATATCTGAGTTTTTAAAAGTAAATAAGGAAGAAATATTTTTCACATCAGGTGGAACAGAAAGTAATAATATAGCTATTCAAGGTATAGTAAACAAATATTCTAAAAAAGGAAATCATATAATTACAACAAAAATAGAGCATTCTTCTGTTTTAAATATATTTAAACATTATGAGAGTAAAAGTTTTGAAGTTACTTACCTAGATATAGATGAATATGGATTTATTGATTTAGTTCAGTTAGAAAGATCAATAACTGATAAAACAATTTTGATTTCTACAATGTTAGTAAATAATGAAATAGGGACAGTACAAGATATAAATAAAATAAGAGATATTATTAATAGAAAAAATAAGTCTATAAAATTACATGTTGATGGAATACAAGCTTTTGGCAAAATAAATGTGGACTTAAATAAAATGGGTATAGATGCATTTACATTTAGTGGACACAAAATTCATGGTCCTAAAGGAATAGGCGGAATATTTATAAAAAAGGATTTGAAGCTAGAATCTATAATATTTGGAGGAAATCAAGAAAATGGTATAAGATCAGGTACTGAAAATACTCCAGGAATAGTAGGATTAGGAAAAGCGGTAGAAATACTTAAGAGTAAACATAAAGAAGAAAGAGAACATATTTTAAGCTTAAAGAAATATTTTTTACAAAGAATTGAAAATGAAATTAGTAATATAAAAATAAACAGCTTAACAGATGAAAGATGTGCTCCACATATACTTAATATATCTTTTATGGGAATAAAGGGAGAAATACTTCTTCATTACCTAGAGGAAGATAGAATATATGTTTCTACAGCGTCTGCTTGTTCATCAAAAGGAAAAGGGAAAAGTCATGTGCTTAAATCTTTAGGATTAAGTGAAAAAGAAATAGAAGGTGCAATAAGATTTAGTTTTGCTTACTCAAATACGTTAGAAGAGTTAGATTATGTTATAGAAAAACTAAAATATTCAGTAGATGAAATAAGAAAAATAACTATGAGGTGA